In Candidatus Eisenbacteria bacterium, one genomic interval encodes:
- a CDS encoding DUF4188 domain-containing protein translates to MGNVERRTVDLTDYPDLVVIYLGMRVNALTGLKTLFGFGPKIAKSVEAKPDGLLLHEALVYSIAPVHVGMRQYWRDFESLERWARSEPHRAWWK, encoded by the coding sequence ATGGGCAACGTCGAGCGCCGCACGGTCGACCTCACCGATTACCCCGACCTCGTCGTGATCTACCTCGGCATGCGGGTCAATGCACTCACGGGGCTCAAGACGCTCTTCGGCTTCGGGCCCAAGATCGCGAAGTCCGTGGAGGCCAAGCCCGATGGGCTCTTGCTGCACGAGGCTCTGGTCTACTCGATCGCCCCGGTGCACGTGGGCATGCGTCAATACTGGCGCGACTTCGAGTCCCTGGAACGGTGGGCGCGGTCCGAGCCGCATCGCGCGTGGTGGAAGG